One stretch of Pongo abelii isolate AG06213 chromosome Y, NHGRI_mPonAbe1-v2.0_pri, whole genome shotgun sequence DNA includes these proteins:
- the LOC129053385 gene encoding testis-specific Y-encoded protein 3-like isoform X2, with translation MEAVQEGAAGVESEQVALGEEAVLVLDDIMAEVEVVAQEEGLVEPQEEAQRAQPGPGPMTPESALEELLAVQVELGPVNAQARKAFSRQREKMERRRKAHLDCRGAVIQSVPGFWANVIANHPQMSALITDQDEDMLSYMINLEVEEVKHPVHLCRIMLFFRSNPYFQNKVITKEYLVNITEYRASHSTPIQWHPDYEVEAYRRRHHNSSLNFFNWFSDHNFAGSNRIAEILCKDLWRNPLPYYKRMKPPEEGTEISGDSQMLS, from the exons ATGGAGGCTGTACAGGAGGGGGCGGCCGGGGTGGAGAGTGAGCAGGTGGCTTTGGGGGAGGAGGCGGTGCTGGTGTTGGATGACATAAtggcggaggtggaggtggtggcccAGGAGGAGGGCCTCGTGGAGCCGCAGGAGGAGGCCCAGCGggcacagcctggccctgggccCATGACCCCAGAGTCTGCACTGGAGGAGCTGCTGGCCGTTCAGGTGGAGCTGGGGCCGGTTAATGCCCAAGCCAGGAAGGCCTTTTCTCGGCAGAGGGAAAAGATGGAGCGGAGGCGCAAGGCCCACCTAGACTGCAGAGGCGCGGTCATCCAGAGCGTCCCTGGCTTCTGGGCCAATGTT ATTGCAAACCACCCCCAGATGTCAGCCCTGATCACTGACCAAGATGAAGACATGCTGAGCTACATGATCAACTTGGAG GTGGAAGAAGTGAAGCATCCCGTTCATCTCTGCAGGATCATGTTGTTCTTTCGGAGTAACCCCTACTTCCAGAATAAAGTGATTACCAAGGAATATCTGGTGAACATCACAG aataCAGGgcttctcattccactccaattcagtgGCATCCAGATTATGAAGTTGAGGCCTATCGCCGCAGACACCACAACAGCAGCCTTAACTTCTTCAACTGGTTTTCTGACCACAACTTCGCAGGATCTAATAGGATTGCTGAG ATCCTATGTAAGGACCTGTGGCGCAATCCCCTGCCGTACTACAAGAGGATGAAGCCACCTGAAGAGGGAACAGAGATTTCAG GGGACTCCCAGATGTTGAGTTGA
- the LOC129053385 gene encoding testis-specific Y-encoded protein 3-like isoform X1, with amino-acid sequence MEAVQEGAAGVESEQVALGEEAVLVLDDIMAEVEVVAQEEGLVEPQEEAQRAQPGPGPMTPESALEELLAVQVELGPVNAQARKAFSRQREKMERRRKAHLDCRGAVIQSVPGFWANVIANHPQMSALITDQDEDMLSYMINLEVEEVKHPVHLCRIMLFFRSNPYFQNKVITKEYLVNITEYRASHSTPIQWHPDYEVEAYRRRHHNSSLNFFNWFSDHNFAGSNRIAEILCKDLWRNPLPYYKRMKPPEEGTEISGEPFSWNWSCLMPTMRGLTHLPIQGAWTLVSEM; translated from the exons ATGGAGGCTGTACAGGAGGGGGCGGCCGGGGTGGAGAGTGAGCAGGTGGCTTTGGGGGAGGAGGCGGTGCTGGTGTTGGATGACATAAtggcggaggtggaggtggtggcccAGGAGGAGGGCCTCGTGGAGCCGCAGGAGGAGGCCCAGCGggcacagcctggccctgggccCATGACCCCAGAGTCTGCACTGGAGGAGCTGCTGGCCGTTCAGGTGGAGCTGGGGCCGGTTAATGCCCAAGCCAGGAAGGCCTTTTCTCGGCAGAGGGAAAAGATGGAGCGGAGGCGCAAGGCCCACCTAGACTGCAGAGGCGCGGTCATCCAGAGCGTCCCTGGCTTCTGGGCCAATGTT ATTGCAAACCACCCCCAGATGTCAGCCCTGATCACTGACCAAGATGAAGACATGCTGAGCTACATGATCAACTTGGAG GTGGAAGAAGTGAAGCATCCCGTTCATCTCTGCAGGATCATGTTGTTCTTTCGGAGTAACCCCTACTTCCAGAATAAAGTGATTACCAAGGAATATCTGGTGAACATCACAG aataCAGGgcttctcattccactccaattcagtgGCATCCAGATTATGAAGTTGAGGCCTATCGCCGCAGACACCACAACAGCAGCCTTAACTTCTTCAACTGGTTTTCTGACCACAACTTCGCAGGATCTAATAGGATTGCTGAG ATCCTATGTAAGGACCTGTGGCGCAATCCCCTGCCGTACTACAAGAGGATGAAGCCACCTGAAGAGGGAACAGAGATTTCAGGTGAGCCGTTCAGTTGGAACTGGAGCTGTTTGATGCCCACTATGAGGGGGTTGACACACCTGCCTATTCAGGGAGCCTGGACGCTCGTTTCAGAAATGTAG